The Silvibacterium dinghuense DNA window TGGAGCCAACCGGACGACGTTGAGGTAACGATGACAGTTTCCCGAAGAGAATTTTGTGCTGGGATCGGAGCGCTGGCAATAACAGGAGCCGCTCGAAATACATGGGGCGCCGAGCACTCATCGGCGTATCAACTCGTGGCGCAGACCGACCGGAACCGAATTCTGCGTGCCGCCCGGCAATATCTTCCCCAGCGAATAGAAACGATTACTGCTGTTCCGGCACCCCCTGGCAGCCCGGGTGGACTGCATGACTTCTATTCACAAGCCGACTACTTCTGGCCCGATCCTAAAAATCCGGACGGCCCTTATATCAATCGCGATGGCCAGAGTAATCCGCTGAACTTCAACAACCATCGCGCCGTGATGATCCAGCTTTCTGTACGGATGCCGGCACTGACCGCAGCCTGGCTTCTCACCGGCGATTCCCAATATGCTCAGCAAGCGGGTAACTATCTGCGCGCGTGGTTCGTGACCACAGCCACGCGCATGAATCCCAACCTGCAATTCGCCCAGGCAGTAAAAGGAGTTTCCACCGGCCGCAGCTACGGCATCATCGATACGCTTCACCTGGTAGAAGTGGCACGCGCGGCCAGCTTCCTGGGGAGGGAGACATTCTCTCCAGCTGAGATAGAGAGCGTGAAGCAGTGGTTTCGGGAATATCTGGCGTGGCTCAAGACCAGCGCGCCGGGGCAAAAAGAACGGGACGCACTCAATAACCATGCTACCTGCTGGGCGCTGCAGGCTTCAGAATTTGCTCGGCTCATCGGCGATGAAGAAACCCGCGATGAGATCCGGAGATGGTTTGCTGGAACTCTGCTCACGAGCCAGTTGGCCGAAGATGGATCTTTTCCCAAAGAGCTTACGCGGACCAAGCCATACAGCTACTCGATCTTCAACTTCGATGTCATGGCCGGTCTGGCGCAGTCGCTGAAAGGCTCAGGGATGGATCTCACCACATTTTCCCTGCCGGATGGCCGCGGACTGTGCAGGGCAGCGGCATTCCTCTATCCGTATCTCAAAGACAAGTCGAAGTGGCCGTACAGCAAAGATGTAGAGCATTTCGACACCTTGCCCGTGCGATCGCCCGGGTTACTTTTCGCCGGCCTGGCTTGCCGGCGCGCAGAGTATATTGCGCTCTGGAAGACACTGAATCCTGATCCGACAGATAACGAGATTATTCGCAACTACCCCATCCGCCAGCCGCTCTTGTGGGTCTAAAGCAGAAACAGGACAACCATGCCCATGCTGTGTGGATGCAGGTGGCCTTTTCTTGAGGAGAAGGCTACGGAGAGCATGTGCCAGCCGGGTATATCTGTCCTGATTCTGCTCTCATCGCAACGAAGATGGAGACGCACCAGAACGCTCTACACACTGTTCCGCATTCCTTTTCTTGCCATGGCCATGGCCTACGCGAAGCAGCTATTCATGCCTTAACGCGGTCATCGGATCTACCCTGGACGCCCGCCGCGCCGGCGTAAATCCGGCCACGAGCGCGACGAGACCCAGCAAAGCCGCAGAGCCTGCCAGCGTCACCGGGTC harbors:
- a CDS encoding alginate lyase family protein, yielding MAQTDRNRILRAARQYLPQRIETITAVPAPPGSPGGLHDFYSQADYFWPDPKNPDGPYINRDGQSNPLNFNNHRAVMIQLSVRMPALTAAWLLTGDSQYAQQAGNYLRAWFVTTATRMNPNLQFAQAVKGVSTGRSYGIIDTLHLVEVARAASFLGRETFSPAEIESVKQWFREYLAWLKTSAPGQKERDALNNHATCWALQASEFARLIGDEETRDEIRRWFAGTLLTSQLAEDGSFPKELTRTKPYSYSIFNFDVMAGLAQSLKGSGMDLTTFSLPDGRGLCRAAAFLYPYLKDKSKWPYSKDVEHFDTLPVRSPGLLFAGLACRRAEYIALWKTLNPDPTDNEIIRNYPIRQPLLWV